In the genome of Triticum urartu cultivar G1812 chromosome 5, Tu2.1, whole genome shotgun sequence, one region contains:
- the LOC125511592 gene encoding probable helicase CHR10 isoform X1: MAATAYERRLLAAADLVLSADGKSQLPRLSSTDLGVTADLKPHQLDGVDWLIRRYHLGVNVLLGDEMGLGKTLQAISLLSYLKIKSIAPGPFLVLCPLSVTDGWLSEFGKFCPTLKVIQYVGDKPHRRQIRRTIHEDVQKSSHSDELPFDVMLTSYDIALMDQDFLSQVPWLYVVIDEAQRLKNPSSVLYNVLEERFMMPRRLLLTGTPVQNNLSELWALMHFCMPSVFGPLDEFLSTFKEAGNLLSGSEANKANRQFKILKHILRAFMLRRTKALLIESGILELPPLTELTVMVPLAPLQKKIYLSVLRKELQTLLSFTGGSSRHQSLQNIVVQLRKACSHPYLFSGIEPEPYEEGEHLVQASGKLIVLDLVLEKLHRLGHRVVLFAQMTQTLDILQDFLELRNYTYERLDGSVRAEERFAAIRNFSSQPTKGVVRDDSNPSGAFVFMISTRAGGVGLNLIGADTVIFYEQDWNPQADKQALQRTHRIGQLNHVLSINLVSQRTIEEVIMRRAERKLKLSHNIFGDKDATDGKGNDLGNEANDMRSIIFGLHQFDPADTAAETINEETLEKLKSMSENVIKMRTHEPSEKDDRAFEINPDLTEGSGLVITRACDSISIDPGVDEAAYLSWVEKFKEASHSIEDVPVELERQRPAPEDKLLKREANKKKAEEKRLAKWKDLGYQTLGVKVPDNIPNQNISNSGSVQLVYGDCTDPSKVCAAKPAIIFSCVDNSGTWGHGGMFDALTSLSTYIPDAYHRASEVDDLHMGDLHLIQPDEANCSRNLDAPLWVALAVVQYYNPKRKIPRSEISMSDLELCLSKAAFSAAQRSASIHMPRIGQRSGSQRSEWYTIERLLRKYASLHGIDIFVYYFRRPTRQQPDSD, encoded by the exons ATGGCGGCGACCGCCTACGAGCGCCGCCTgctcgccgccgccgacctcgtCCTCTCCGCCGACGGCAAGTCCCAGCTCCCCCGCCTCTCCTCCACCGACCTCGGCGTCACGGCCGACCTCAAGCCGCACCAGCTGGACGGCGTCGACTGGCTCATCCGCCGCTACCACCTCGGCGTCAACGTCCTGCTCG GCGATGAG ATGGGGCTGGGGAAGACCCTGCAGGCGATTTCTCTGCTGAGCTACCTGAAGATCAAATCCATCGCCCCCGGACCGTTCC TGGTGTTATGCCCTCTAAGTGTGACGGATGGCTGGTTGTCGGAGTTCGGTAAATTCTGCCCCACCTTGAAGGTCATCCAGTATGTTGGCGATAAGCCGCATCGTCGTCAGATACGGAGAACGATCCATGAAGATGTCCAAAAATCTTCACATTCAGAT GAATTACCATTTGATGTGATGCTGACGAGCTATGACATAGCCTTAATGGATCAAGATTTTCTTTCCCAAGTTCCTTGGCTCTATGTGGTGATTGATGAGGCCCAGCGTCTTAAAAATCCATCAAGT GTACTGTATAATGTTCTTGAAGAACGCTTTATGATGCCAAGGCGTCTACTACTAACAGGCACTCCTGTCCAGAATAACCTTTCTGAACTATGGGCGTTGATGCACTTCTGCATGCCTTCAGTTTTTGGGCCCCTAGATGAATTTCTTTCTACTTTCAAGGAAGCAGGGAATTTGTTATCAG GTAGTGAAGCTAATAAAGCAAACAGACAATTCAAGATCCTTAAACATATACTCAGAGCATTTATGCTCCGACGAACAAAGGCTTTACTAATTGAGAGTGGAATTCTGGAATTGCCTCCATTAACTGAGCTGACAGT GATGGTACCTCTGGCACCCTTACAGAAGAAGATATACTTATCAGTGTTGAGAAAAGAGCTGCAAACACTTCTTTCATTTACTGGTGGATCTTCTCGTCATCAATCTCTGCAGAACATT GTAGTACAACTGCGGAAAGCTTGCAGTCATCCATATCTATTCAGTGGTATTGAGCCTGAGCCTTATGAGGAAGGGGAGCATTTGGTTCAG GCTAGTGGAAAGCTCATTGTGCTAGACCTTGTTCTTGAGAAGCTCCACAGGTTAGGTCATCGTGTTGTGCTATTTGCTCAGATGACTCAGACGCTGGACATTCTGCAG GATTTCTTAGAACTGCGTAATTACACGTATGAGCGCCTGGATGGTTCAGTACGTGCCGAGGAACGGTTTGCAGCAATCAGAAATTTCAGCTCTCAACCTACCAAAGGTGTTGTAAGAGATGACAGTAATCCAAGTGGAGCTTTTGTTTTCATGATATCAACTAGAGCAGGGGGTGTTGGGCTTAATCTCATTGGTGCTGATACT GTTATTTTTTATGAGCAAGACTGGAATCCTCAGGCTGACAAACAGGCTTTGCAGCGTACTCACCGCATTGGACAGTTGAATCATGTATTATCAATAAATTTGGTATCGCAACGCacgattgaagag GTCATCATGCGAAGAGCAGAGAGAAAACTTAAGCTTAGCCACAATATTTTTGGAGATAAGGATGCAACTGATGGGAAAGGAAATGACTTGGGAAATGAAGCTAATGACATGCGTTCGATTATATTTGGCTTACACCAGTTTGACCCCGCAGATACAGCTGCGGAAACAATCAATGAGGAGACACTGGAAAAATTGAAATCAATGTCAGAAAATGTTATCAAAATGCGTACTCATGAACCTTCAGAAAAGGATGACCGAGCATTTGAAATCAATCCAGATTTGACTGAGGGCAGCGGGCTTGTAATTACAAGAGCTTGTGATTCTATTAGCATTGATCCAGGGGTTGACGAAGCTGCATACCTATCCTGGGTAGAGAAGTTTAAGGAGGCTTCACATTCTATTGAAGATGTCCCAGTTGAATTAGAAAGGCAAAGACCTGCACCTGAAGATAAGCTCTTGAAACGTGAAGCTAATAAGAAAAAGGCTGAAGAAAAGAGATTGGCCAAGTGGAAAGATTTGGGGTACCAGACATTAGGGGTCAAAGTTCCTGATAACATACCAAATCAGAATATTTCTAACTCAGGATCCGTCCAACTTGTATATGGAGATTGCACTGATCCATCAAAAGTTTGCGCTGCAAAGCCTGCCATTATATTCAG ttgtgtagaTAATTCTGGAACATGGGGTCATGGAGGAATGTTTGATGCTTTGACTAGTCTCTCAACATACATTCCAGATGCTTATCATCGTGCTTCTGAAGTCGACGATCTTCACATGGGGGATCTTCACTTGATTCAGCCAGATG AAGCCAACTGTAGCCGGAATTTGGACGCACCTCTATGGGTGGCACTAGCTGTTGTGCAGTATTATAATCCGAAACGTAAGATTCCAAGAAGTGAAATCTCAATGTCTGACTTGGAGCTGTGTTTGTCAAAGGCGGCCTTCTCAGCTGCTCAGCGTTCTG CGAGTATCCACATGCCTCGGATTGGTCAGCGAAGTGGCTCCCAGCGATCAGAGTGGTATACCATAGAACGCCTGCTCAGGAAATACGCATCGCTTCATGGCATCGACATTTTCGT GTACTACTTCCGGCGACCAACCAGGCAACAGCCAGACTCAGATTAA
- the LOC125511593 gene encoding uncharacterized protein LOC125511593: MDDLPDDALGDVLRRLPPRWLAASRCVCKAWRRTIDERRLLRPDLLPLSFAGIFIQFDSHAFPEFFARPSPSSANTKLDFLPPPMYPFDGVGDGFDEDYFVRDHCNGLLLTSLYVVSPATRRWDLLPPRRRPADPEWMTFWFNKHLVFDPTVSPHYQVFSIPSLREQSTYRDMGVCSTVQLDRLVEKSEWPPSTYILDVFSSKSDRWEERPFVREGDVAGIVAEARQDHPYEWSSAKRGAAYWQQALYVHCQPNAVMRCTYIYLITTLPISYRHLFYHDQRIT; encoded by the coding sequence ATGGACGACCTACCGGACGACGCTCTAGGCGATGTTCTCCGCCGTCTTCCACCACGCTGGCTCGCCGCGTCGCGGTGCGTCTGCAAGGCCTGGCGCCGCACCATCGACGAGCGCCGCCTCCTGCGCCCTGACCTGCTCCCACTCTCATTCGCCGGCATCTTCATCCAGTTCGACTCACACGCGTTCCCGGAGTTCTTCGCCCGCCCCTCTCCCTCATCAGCCAATACCAAGCTCGACTTCTTGCCTCCCCCCATGTATCCCTTTGATGGGGTAGGCGACGGGTTTGACGAAGACTACTTTGTTCGAGACCACTGCAATGGCCTCCTCCTGACCAGCCTGTACGTTGTCAGCCCTGCCACGCGACGCTGGGATCTTTTGCCTCCGCGCCGGCGCCCGGCCGATCCAGAATGGATGACCTTTTGGTTCAATAAGCATCTAGTCTTCGATCCCACCGTGTCACCCCACTACCAAGTGTTCAGCATTCCCAGTTTGCGCGAGCAGAGTACCTATAGGGACATGGGGGTCTGCAGTACCGTCCAATTAGACCGCTTAGTGGAGAAATCCGAATGGCCACCGTCTACATACATCCTGGATGTCTTCTCCTCAAAGTCGGATCGCTGGGAGGAGAGGCCTTTTGTTAGAGAAGGTGATGTTGCAGGGATTGTCGCCGAGGCACGACAAGATCACCCCTACGAATGGTCATCGGCCAAACGTGGCGCCGCCTACTGGCAACAAGCACTTTATGTGCACTGCCAGCCTAATGCTGTCATGAGGTGTACATATATATACTTGATTACAACATTACCAATTTCATACCGTCACTTGTTTTACCATGATCAAAGGATCACTTGA
- the LOC125511592 gene encoding probable helicase CHR10 isoform X2 — translation MAATAYERRLLAAADLVLSADGKSQLPRLSSTDLGVTADLKPHQLDGVDWLIRRYHLGVNVLLGDEMGLGKTLQAISLLSYLKIKSIAPGPFLVLCPLSVTDGWLSEFGKFCPTLKVIQYVGDKPHRRQIRRTIHEDVQKSSHSDELPFDVMLTSYDIALMDQDFLSQVPWLYVVIDEAQRLKNPSSVLYNVLEERFMMPRRLLLTGTPVQNNLSELWALMHFCMPSVFGPLDEFLSTFKEAGNLLSGSEANKANRQFKILKHILRAFMLRRTKALLIESGILELPPLTELTVMVPLAPLQKKIYLSVLRKELQTLLSFTGGSSRHQSLQNIVVQLRKACSHPYLFSGIEPEPYEEGEHLVQDFLELRNYTYERLDGSVRAEERFAAIRNFSSQPTKGVVRDDSNPSGAFVFMISTRAGGVGLNLIGADTVIFYEQDWNPQADKQALQRTHRIGQLNHVLSINLVSQRTIEEVIMRRAERKLKLSHNIFGDKDATDGKGNDLGNEANDMRSIIFGLHQFDPADTAAETINEETLEKLKSMSENVIKMRTHEPSEKDDRAFEINPDLTEGSGLVITRACDSISIDPGVDEAAYLSWVEKFKEASHSIEDVPVELERQRPAPEDKLLKREANKKKAEEKRLAKWKDLGYQTLGVKVPDNIPNQNISNSGSVQLVYGDCTDPSKVCAAKPAIIFSCVDNSGTWGHGGMFDALTSLSTYIPDAYHRASEVDDLHMGDLHLIQPDEANCSRNLDAPLWVALAVVQYYNPKRKIPRSEISMSDLELCLSKAAFSAAQRSASIHMPRIGQRSGSQRSEWYTIERLLRKYASLHGIDIFVYYFRRPTRQQPDSD, via the exons ATGGCGGCGACCGCCTACGAGCGCCGCCTgctcgccgccgccgacctcgtCCTCTCCGCCGACGGCAAGTCCCAGCTCCCCCGCCTCTCCTCCACCGACCTCGGCGTCACGGCCGACCTCAAGCCGCACCAGCTGGACGGCGTCGACTGGCTCATCCGCCGCTACCACCTCGGCGTCAACGTCCTGCTCG GCGATGAG ATGGGGCTGGGGAAGACCCTGCAGGCGATTTCTCTGCTGAGCTACCTGAAGATCAAATCCATCGCCCCCGGACCGTTCC TGGTGTTATGCCCTCTAAGTGTGACGGATGGCTGGTTGTCGGAGTTCGGTAAATTCTGCCCCACCTTGAAGGTCATCCAGTATGTTGGCGATAAGCCGCATCGTCGTCAGATACGGAGAACGATCCATGAAGATGTCCAAAAATCTTCACATTCAGAT GAATTACCATTTGATGTGATGCTGACGAGCTATGACATAGCCTTAATGGATCAAGATTTTCTTTCCCAAGTTCCTTGGCTCTATGTGGTGATTGATGAGGCCCAGCGTCTTAAAAATCCATCAAGT GTACTGTATAATGTTCTTGAAGAACGCTTTATGATGCCAAGGCGTCTACTACTAACAGGCACTCCTGTCCAGAATAACCTTTCTGAACTATGGGCGTTGATGCACTTCTGCATGCCTTCAGTTTTTGGGCCCCTAGATGAATTTCTTTCTACTTTCAAGGAAGCAGGGAATTTGTTATCAG GTAGTGAAGCTAATAAAGCAAACAGACAATTCAAGATCCTTAAACATATACTCAGAGCATTTATGCTCCGACGAACAAAGGCTTTACTAATTGAGAGTGGAATTCTGGAATTGCCTCCATTAACTGAGCTGACAGT GATGGTACCTCTGGCACCCTTACAGAAGAAGATATACTTATCAGTGTTGAGAAAAGAGCTGCAAACACTTCTTTCATTTACTGGTGGATCTTCTCGTCATCAATCTCTGCAGAACATT GTAGTACAACTGCGGAAAGCTTGCAGTCATCCATATCTATTCAGTGGTATTGAGCCTGAGCCTTATGAGGAAGGGGAGCATTTGGTTCAG GATTTCTTAGAACTGCGTAATTACACGTATGAGCGCCTGGATGGTTCAGTACGTGCCGAGGAACGGTTTGCAGCAATCAGAAATTTCAGCTCTCAACCTACCAAAGGTGTTGTAAGAGATGACAGTAATCCAAGTGGAGCTTTTGTTTTCATGATATCAACTAGAGCAGGGGGTGTTGGGCTTAATCTCATTGGTGCTGATACT GTTATTTTTTATGAGCAAGACTGGAATCCTCAGGCTGACAAACAGGCTTTGCAGCGTACTCACCGCATTGGACAGTTGAATCATGTATTATCAATAAATTTGGTATCGCAACGCacgattgaagag GTCATCATGCGAAGAGCAGAGAGAAAACTTAAGCTTAGCCACAATATTTTTGGAGATAAGGATGCAACTGATGGGAAAGGAAATGACTTGGGAAATGAAGCTAATGACATGCGTTCGATTATATTTGGCTTACACCAGTTTGACCCCGCAGATACAGCTGCGGAAACAATCAATGAGGAGACACTGGAAAAATTGAAATCAATGTCAGAAAATGTTATCAAAATGCGTACTCATGAACCTTCAGAAAAGGATGACCGAGCATTTGAAATCAATCCAGATTTGACTGAGGGCAGCGGGCTTGTAATTACAAGAGCTTGTGATTCTATTAGCATTGATCCAGGGGTTGACGAAGCTGCATACCTATCCTGGGTAGAGAAGTTTAAGGAGGCTTCACATTCTATTGAAGATGTCCCAGTTGAATTAGAAAGGCAAAGACCTGCACCTGAAGATAAGCTCTTGAAACGTGAAGCTAATAAGAAAAAGGCTGAAGAAAAGAGATTGGCCAAGTGGAAAGATTTGGGGTACCAGACATTAGGGGTCAAAGTTCCTGATAACATACCAAATCAGAATATTTCTAACTCAGGATCCGTCCAACTTGTATATGGAGATTGCACTGATCCATCAAAAGTTTGCGCTGCAAAGCCTGCCATTATATTCAG ttgtgtagaTAATTCTGGAACATGGGGTCATGGAGGAATGTTTGATGCTTTGACTAGTCTCTCAACATACATTCCAGATGCTTATCATCGTGCTTCTGAAGTCGACGATCTTCACATGGGGGATCTTCACTTGATTCAGCCAGATG AAGCCAACTGTAGCCGGAATTTGGACGCACCTCTATGGGTGGCACTAGCTGTTGTGCAGTATTATAATCCGAAACGTAAGATTCCAAGAAGTGAAATCTCAATGTCTGACTTGGAGCTGTGTTTGTCAAAGGCGGCCTTCTCAGCTGCTCAGCGTTCTG CGAGTATCCACATGCCTCGGATTGGTCAGCGAAGTGGCTCCCAGCGATCAGAGTGGTATACCATAGAACGCCTGCTCAGGAAATACGCATCGCTTCATGGCATCGACATTTTCGT GTACTACTTCCGGCGACCAACCAGGCAACAGCCAGACTCAGATTAA